In a genomic window of Leucoraja erinacea ecotype New England chromosome 8, Leri_hhj_1, whole genome shotgun sequence:
- the galm gene encoding LOW QUALITY PROTEIN: aldose 1-epimerase (The sequence of the model RefSeq protein was modified relative to this genomic sequence to represent the inferred CDS: inserted 1 base in 1 codon) has product MGPSRQTAPPXSVRQPVPPTTRAPGRQSDPAMTRVSNETFGSLPDGSPVVRFTLRSSSITLRVLSFGAIVTSLETEDRDGRAADLVLGFDTLEGYINKHPYFGAAIGRVANRIAQGKFSIDGKDYQLAINNGPNSLHGGLKGFDKVLWTPEILPNGVKFSMTSVDGDEGYPGELRVWVTYELNGEELSINYRAKTSKTTPVNLTNHSYFNLAGHGIPTIYDHEVSIEAENYLPVDKTSIPTGEIASVVNTYFDLRNPVVLGNHIENKLTEGFDHNFCLSLSKQRSPCARVYHRPSGRLLEVETTQPGIQFYTANFLDGSLKGKGGAIYPKHSAFCLETQNWPDAVNKMEFPDVLLRPNEEYNHTTWFKFSVVKQ; this is encoded by the exons ATGGGTCCGTCGCGGCAAACCGCTCCCC GGTCCGTCCGACAACCGGTTCCCCCGACAACACGCGCCCCGGGCCGGCAGTCCGACCCCGCCATGACGCGAGTGAGCAACGAGACGTTCGGATCGCTGCCGGACGGCAGCCCCGTGGTCCGCTTCACGCTGCGCTCCAGCTCCATCACCCTCCGCGTCCTCTCCTTCGGCGCCATCGTGACCAGCCTGGAGACCGAGGACCGCGATGGGCGGGCGGCAGACCTGGTCCTGGGCTTCGACACCCTCGAAG GCTATATTAACAAGCATCCTTACTTTGGAGCAGCAATTGGCCGTGTTGCTAATCGAATCGCCCAAGGCAAGTTCAGTATTGACGGAAAAGATTATCAGCTGGCCATTAATAATGGGCCTAATAGTTTACATGGCGGCTTGAAAGGATTTGACAAG GTCCTATGGACACCTGAAATCCTGCCAAATGGAGTGAAGTTTTCGATGACGAGTGTTGATGGTGATGAGGGGTACCCTGGGGAGCTGAGGGTCTGGGTGACGTATGAGTTGAATGGAGAAGAGCTGTCGATTAACTACAGGGCCAAGACCTCCAAGACCACACCTGTGAACTTGACCAACCATTCCTATTTCAATCTAGCCGGACAT GGAATCCCCACAATCTATGACCATGAGGTTTCAATCGAAGCAGAGAACTACCTGCCGGTGGATAAGACATCAATTCCGACTG GTGAAATTGCGTCGGTGGTGAATACGTATTTTGATCTGAGAAATCCTGTTGTGCTTGGAAACCACATTGAGAATAAGCTAACTGAAGGCTTTGACCACAATTTCTGCCTGAGCCTCTCCAAGCAACGGTCTCCTTGTGCAAG GGTTTATCATCGGCCGAGCGGCAGACTGCTGGAGGTAGAGACGACACAGCCAGGAATTCAGTTCTACACTGCCAACTTTCTTGACGGGAGCttgaaggggaagggaggagcTATATACCCTAAGCATTCTGCTTTTTGCCTGGAAACCCAGAACTGGCCTGACGCTGTCAACAAG ATGGAATTCCCAGACGTGCTACTGAGACCCAATGAGGAATATAATCATACAACCTGGTTCAAGTTCTCTGTTGTAAAACAGTAA